The Pedobacter roseus genome contains a region encoding:
- a CDS encoding DNA recombination protein RmuC, whose product MDIVGIALLIVILIVLVILLLKKPQAALSIVSVEEFERIKSENEILKISLAKADERVSNLSVEKEHITILLKQEQQRLIDELQAERDRLADANRELESTRSFYLAEKEKLAEQKVSYEQSQQNLNKDFELIANKILEEKSTKFIEQNRTNLDIILNPLKENIKAFEDKVEKVYKAESDERNILKGVISELQIQSKLIQEDANNLTKALKGDSKKQGNWGEIILEKVLERSGLVRDQEYRIQASHTSAEGSRYQPDVVIDLPDDKHLVVDAKVSLVAYERSVSADTEEEREGYVKQHLASIKNHIQELSSKSYQDLYKINSPDFVLLFVPIESSFSIAVQKDAELFNFAWDRRVVIVSPSTLLATLRTIASMWKQERQNRNVMEIARLSGSMYDKFVGFVADMENIGKYIKNGQDAYDKAINKLSVGAGNLTNTSEKIKKLGAKATKQIDTKYLDLNETQDL is encoded by the coding sequence ATGGATATTGTCGGCATTGCTTTACTAATTGTTATTTTAATTGTCCTGGTCATTTTATTGCTAAAGAAACCTCAGGCTGCGTTATCTATTGTATCTGTAGAAGAATTTGAGCGGATAAAAAGCGAAAATGAAATTTTAAAAATCAGTTTAGCCAAAGCCGACGAACGCGTTTCTAACTTATCAGTAGAAAAAGAACATATCACCATACTCCTTAAACAAGAGCAGCAACGTTTGATTGATGAATTACAAGCCGAACGCGACCGCCTGGCAGATGCCAACCGCGAGCTTGAAAGTACAAGATCGTTCTACCTGGCCGAAAAAGAAAAACTGGCCGAACAAAAGGTAAGTTACGAGCAATCACAACAAAACCTAAATAAAGATTTCGAATTGATTGCCAATAAAATACTGGAAGAAAAATCTACGAAATTTATTGAGCAAAACCGCACCAACCTGGATATTATCCTTAATCCTCTGAAAGAAAATATCAAAGCATTTGAAGATAAGGTAGAAAAGGTTTACAAAGCCGAATCAGACGAAAGGAATATTTTAAAGGGCGTAATTTCCGAATTACAGATTCAAAGCAAACTCATCCAGGAAGATGCCAATAATTTAACCAAAGCTTTAAAAGGCGACAGTAAAAAGCAGGGAAACTGGGGAGAGATTATTCTGGAAAAGGTGCTGGAACGCTCTGGTTTAGTTAGGGATCAAGAATACCGCATTCAAGCCTCACATACTTCCGCAGAAGGTAGCCGCTACCAGCCCGATGTAGTAATCGACCTCCCGGATGACAAACATCTTGTGGTTGATGCTAAGGTAAGTTTGGTTGCTTATGAACGTTCCGTATCAGCAGACACCGAAGAAGAGCGTGAAGGCTATGTAAAACAGCATTTAGCCTCTATTAAGAATCACATCCAGGAGCTATCATCAAAAAGTTATCAGGATTTATATAAAATCAACTCTCCGGATTTTGTTTTATTGTTTGTTCCCATCGAATCATCTTTCAGCATTGCAGTGCAAAAAGATGCAGAACTTTTCAATTTTGCATGGGACAGGAGAGTGGTGATTGTAAGTCCGTCAACTTTGCTTGCAACTTTGCGCACCATTGCCAGCATGTGGAAACAGGAACGCCAAAACCGTAACGTAATGGAAATTGCCCGTTTAAGCGGCAGCATGTACGATAAGTTTGTGGGTTTTGTAGCCGATATGGAAAATATTGGCAAATACATTAAAAACGGACAGGATGCTTACGATAAAGCCATTAATAAATTATCAGTTGGTGCCGGGAATTTAACCAATACCTCAGAAAAGATTAAGAAACTTGGTGCTAAGGCTACAAAACAGATTGATACGAAGTACCTGGATTTAAATGAAACACAAGATTTATAG
- a CDS encoding outer membrane beta-barrel protein, producing the protein MKKIITLLFIFFTLASNAQSNKEIVSVKFGYGSTNVVVKEANSPTLNLFGYSFSSGNTFVGEGIELGLSKSINSSLFVELGFSNFKGADLIYKINSYERTYKLKGFQVPISVNYLFRKEEKRLRINLGAGLQYFKSTLNQFERYVNTNDIQVENQPVGIDISEIHFLFRPGLQYRIVENLTAAFVVKVSLSPKGRYTDNPAISVRYTFITKC; encoded by the coding sequence ATGAAAAAAATAATAACGCTCTTATTTATTTTCTTTACACTTGCTTCTAATGCTCAAAGTAATAAGGAAATCGTATCTGTAAAATTTGGATATGGCTCCACAAATGTGGTTGTTAAAGAGGCTAATTCTCCAACTTTAAATCTATTTGGTTACAGTTTTTCAAGCGGAAATACTTTTGTTGGAGAGGGAATTGAACTGGGTTTATCAAAATCCATTAATTCCAGCTTATTTGTCGAATTGGGATTTTCTAATTTCAAAGGCGCTGATTTAATTTATAAAATTAATAGTTACGAAAGAACCTATAAGCTAAAAGGTTTTCAGGTACCTATTTCTGTTAATTATCTTTTTAGGAAAGAGGAAAAAAGATTACGAATTAATTTAGGTGCCGGATTACAGTATTTTAAATCAACATTAAATCAATTTGAGCGCTACGTTAATACCAATGATATTCAGGTAGAAAATCAGCCTGTAGGCATTGATATATCGGAAATACATTTTTTGTTTAGGCCTGGTTTACAATATAGGATAGTTGAGAATTTAACAGCAGCTTTTGTGGTTAAAGTTTCGTTATCTCCAAAAGGGAGATATACTGATAACCCCGCTATTTCAGTTAGATACACATTTATCACAAAGTGCTAA
- the thiL gene encoding thiamine-phosphate kinase has translation MFENKERTDINELGEFGLIKHLTTNFKIKNDYSVKGVGDDAAVLDAKGKQTLISTDLLLEGIHFDLAYVPLMHLGYKAVQVNLSDIYAMNGKASQITVSLGLSSKFPLEAVEEIYKGIELACNKYNIDLIGGDTSSSKQGLVISITSIGYADADKVVYRNGAQEHDLLCVSGDLGGAYLGLQILEREKLIYLENPQIQPDLEGKDYIIERQLKPEARMDIVALLDDLNIKPTSMIDVSDGLASEILHLAEQSDKGMTIYEEKIPLDPMTYETARELGLDPTVCALSGGEDYELLFTISQEDYKKLKHDVDITVIGHVTDKNSGCKMVSKSEKVHELKAQGWNAFNK, from the coding sequence ATGTTTGAAAATAAAGAGCGTACAGATATTAATGAATTAGGTGAGTTTGGGTTAATTAAACACCTAACTACTAATTTTAAAATTAAAAACGATTATTCGGTAAAAGGTGTGGGCGATGATGCAGCCGTTTTGGATGCCAAAGGAAAACAGACCTTAATTTCGACTGATTTGTTATTGGAGGGAATCCACTTCGATTTAGCTTATGTGCCCTTAATGCACCTGGGTTACAAAGCAGTACAGGTAAACCTGAGTGATATTTATGCGATGAATGGAAAAGCCAGTCAGATTACGGTTTCGCTGGGTTTATCAAGTAAATTTCCATTAGAGGCTGTTGAAGAAATTTATAAAGGTATTGAGCTGGCTTGTAACAAATACAATATTGATTTAATTGGTGGCGATACTTCTTCAAGTAAACAAGGTTTAGTGATCAGTATTACCAGTATTGGTTATGCAGACGCTGATAAAGTAGTATACAGAAATGGTGCACAGGAACATGATTTACTTTGTGTTTCAGGTGATTTGGGCGGCGCTTATTTAGGCCTGCAGATTCTGGAAAGGGAGAAATTAATCTACCTGGAAAATCCTCAGATCCAACCAGATCTGGAAGGAAAAGATTACATCATAGAAAGGCAGTTGAAACCTGAGGCCCGGATGGATATTGTTGCACTTTTGGATGACCTGAACATCAAACCAACTTCAATGATAGATGTTTCAGATGGTTTAGCTTCAGAGATTCTGCATCTGGCAGAACAGTCTGATAAAGGAATGACTATTTATGAAGAGAAAATTCCTTTAGATCCAATGACTTATGAAACAGCCCGTGAGCTAGGTTTAGATCCAACGGTTTGTGCCTTAAGTGGTGGCGAAGATTATGAATTGTTGTTTACCATCAGTCAGGAAGATTATAAAAAGCTGAAACATGATGTAGATATCACTGTGATTGGTCATGTTACCGATAAAAATTCGGGCTGTAAAATGGTTTCTAAATCAGAAAAAGTACATGAGCTAAAAGCCCAGGGCTGGAACGCTTTTAATAAATAA
- a CDS encoding dicarboxylate/amino acid:cation symporter: MEKNNILKNYSGLLWLLAGITVGSIVGLIFGKSVESIKPLGDIFLNLLFTAVVPLVFFAVSSAIANIDRSKKLGRLLTVMVLVFLATILISAVLTLVATWIFPIHQQLGNATIPLEPEKIQSFGEQMTQLLTVGEFFEIGSRKNMLALIIFSVLVGFSTLYAEKEGDGFKKFLVSGNEVMKKLIILIMKLGPIGLGAYFAYQVGVFGPQLFGTYAKALGLYYGVGAFYFIVFFTLYAFVAGGFKAIKVFWKNNIVPSLTSIGTCSSIATIPANLEGTTKMGVPAYITNVTIPLGSTLHKDGSSISSIIKIAVVFAIFGKDLVHVDTIILALGITVLVSIVEGGIPNGGYIGELLMISAYQLPPEALPPAMIIGTLVDPMATLLNATGDNVAAMLIARFTEGKNWMESKDLSS, encoded by the coding sequence ATGGAAAAAAACAACATCCTTAAAAATTATTCAGGCTTATTATGGCTTTTGGCAGGTATTACTGTAGGGAGCATAGTGGGGTTAATTTTTGGGAAAAGTGTTGAAAGTATAAAACCCCTGGGTGATATATTTTTGAACCTGTTGTTTACTGCCGTTGTTCCCTTGGTGTTTTTTGCAGTTTCATCTGCCATTGCAAATATCGATCGAAGTAAAAAACTCGGGAGATTATTAACCGTGATGGTTTTAGTTTTCCTGGCCACCATATTAATTTCTGCAGTTTTGACATTGGTAGCCACTTGGATTTTTCCGATACATCAACAATTGGGAAATGCAACAATACCGTTAGAACCAGAAAAAATTCAATCATTTGGAGAACAAATGACCCAACTTTTAACCGTTGGAGAATTTTTTGAGATCGGTAGCAGGAAAAATATGCTGGCACTGATTATTTTTTCAGTTTTAGTGGGATTTTCTACACTATATGCAGAAAAAGAGGGTGATGGATTTAAAAAATTTCTCGTTTCTGGTAACGAAGTGATGAAAAAACTCATCATTTTGATCATGAAACTGGGTCCGATAGGTTTAGGTGCCTATTTTGCCTATCAGGTTGGGGTATTTGGTCCACAGCTTTTTGGTACTTATGCAAAAGCTTTAGGTTTGTATTATGGTGTTGGGGCATTTTATTTTATTGTTTTTTTCACTTTATATGCTTTTGTAGCTGGTGGATTTAAAGCCATAAAAGTATTCTGGAAAAATAATATTGTACCTTCTTTAACTTCTATCGGAACCTGTAGTAGCATTGCCACTATTCCTGCAAATTTGGAAGGGACTACAAAAATGGGAGTACCGGCTTACATCACCAATGTAACGATTCCTTTAGGATCGACATTGCATAAAGATGGTTCGAGCATTAGTTCCATTATAAAAATAGCCGTTGTTTTTGCCATTTTTGGTAAAGATTTGGTACATGTTGATACCATTATTTTAGCCTTGGGCATTACGGTTTTGGTGAGTATAGTAGAGGGTGGAATACCAAACGGAGGATATATTGGCGAACTATTAATGATTTCGGCTTACCAACTGCCACCAGAAGCTTTACCACCTGCCATGATTATAGGAACATTGGTCGATCCAATGGCTACTTTGTTAAATGCCACCGGTGATAATGTTGCGGCCATGTTGATTGCCAGATTTACCGAGGGTAAAAATTGGATGGAAAGTAAGGATTTGTCATCCTGA
- the nadA gene encoding quinolinate synthase NadA, giving the protein MNIDVLEEINKKGFAEEEIDPTLDLFAEIEKLKKEKNAIILAHYYQEPDIQDIADYIGDSLGLSQEAAKTDADVIVFAGVHFMAETAKILSPNKTVLLPDVKAGCSLADSCPPHLFRKFKEKYPDHLVITYVNCTAELKALSDIVCTSTNAVQIVESLPKDQKIIFGPDRNLGAYVAKKTGRDLVLWNGACMVHEIFSQEKITKLKERHPNAKFIAHPECEEVVLKMADYIGSTTGLLKYTITNPATEFIVATESGIIHQMEKANPTKTFIPAPPNNSCACNDCPYMKRNTLEKLYLCIKNGLPEVTVPEHIIEQARKPIQRMLDISAELGL; this is encoded by the coding sequence ATGAACATAGATGTCTTAGAAGAAATCAACAAAAAAGGTTTCGCAGAAGAAGAAATTGATCCTACACTCGATCTTTTTGCAGAGATTGAGAAATTAAAAAAGGAAAAGAATGCCATTATCCTGGCTCATTATTACCAAGAACCTGATATACAGGATATTGCGGATTATATAGGTGATAGTTTGGGGTTATCGCAGGAAGCTGCAAAAACGGATGCTGATGTAATTGTGTTTGCTGGCGTGCATTTTATGGCCGAAACGGCAAAGATTTTATCGCCCAATAAAACGGTTTTATTGCCTGATGTAAAAGCAGGATGCTCATTAGCAGATAGTTGCCCACCGCATTTATTTAGAAAATTTAAGGAAAAATATCCGGATCACCTGGTAATCACCTACGTAAACTGCACAGCCGAATTAAAAGCTTTAAGTGATATTGTTTGTACAAGTACCAATGCGGTGCAGATTGTAGAGAGTTTACCTAAAGATCAAAAAATCATTTTTGGTCCGGATCGTAACTTAGGTGCTTACGTAGCGAAAAAAACAGGTAGGGATTTGGTATTGTGGAATGGTGCCTGCATGGTTCATGAAATTTTTTCGCAGGAAAAAATTACAAAACTGAAAGAACGCCACCCAAATGCCAAATTTATTGCGCACCCGGAATGTGAAGAAGTGGTTTTGAAAATGGCTGATTACATTGGTTCTACCACCGGTTTGTTAAAATATACCATCACCAATCCGGCTACAGAATTTATTGTGGCTACCGAAAGTGGGATTATTCACCAGATGGAAAAAGCAAATCCGACAAAAACGTTTATACCAGCACCACCTAATAACAGCTGTGCTTGTAACGATTGTCCGTATATGAAAAGAAATACTTTAGAAAAACTATATTTATGTATTAAAAATGGTTTGCCTGAGGTAACTGTTCCTGAGCATATTATTGAACAGGCGCGTAAACCGATTCAAAGAATGCTTGATATTTCTGCTGAACTGGGGTTGTAA
- the nadB gene encoding L-aspartate oxidase codes for MRKVDFLVIGSGIAGLSFALKAAKFGKVLIVTKSNEDESNTKYAQGGVAVVVDKGDSFEKHIEDTLIAGDGLCDEKIVEIVVKEGPQRIQEIIDYGINFDKDNSGFYDLAKEGGHSEHRVLHYKDITGYEIERVLLNEIHENSNIEILTHYFALELITQHHLGEFVDKRTEDINCYGIYAFNTELNDVEKIVANVTVMASGGAGHVYSATTNPVIATGDGMAMVYRAKGKVRNMEFIQFHPTALYHPGEYPSFLISEAVRGFGGVLRRKNGEEFMQEYDERKSLAPRDIVARAVDNEMKKSGDEFVYLDITMRSKADILKHFPNIYAKCLSIGIDMTKDYIPVTPASHYMCGGILVDEYGRSSIKNLYACGECSSTGLHGANRLASNSLLEATVFAHRIYQDAIENFKNNVIPDHIPEWDSKGVTQSNEDVLVTHNLRELQKVMGDYVGIVRSDFRLERAHRRLFLIYQETEEFYKKNKVSVKLCELRNVIQTAYLVIKSAMQRKESRGLHYTTDYPEHAKELVDTVF; via the coding sequence ATGAGGAAAGTAGATTTTCTGGTAATCGGCTCAGGTATAGCGGGTTTGAGTTTTGCACTTAAAGCTGCAAAGTTTGGTAAGGTTTTAATTGTTACGAAGTCTAACGAAGACGAATCGAATACAAAATACGCCCAGGGTGGTGTTGCAGTTGTGGTGGATAAAGGTGATTCTTTTGAAAAACATATCGAAGATACACTGATTGCCGGTGATGGATTATGCGACGAAAAAATTGTGGAAATAGTTGTAAAAGAGGGACCTCAGCGTATCCAGGAGATCATTGACTATGGTATAAATTTCGATAAGGATAACTCTGGTTTTTATGATCTGGCTAAGGAGGGTGGTCACTCTGAACACCGTGTTTTACACTATAAAGATATCACCGGATATGAGATAGAGCGGGTGTTGCTAAATGAAATACATGAGAATAGCAACATAGAGATATTAACACATTACTTTGCGTTGGAGTTAATTACCCAGCATCATCTGGGTGAATTTGTTGATAAACGTACCGAAGATATTAACTGTTATGGGATATATGCCTTTAACACAGAGCTTAACGATGTGGAAAAGATTGTGGCAAATGTTACTGTGATGGCATCGGGTGGTGCCGGACATGTGTATTCGGCCACAACAAATCCGGTTATTGCAACAGGTGACGGTATGGCAATGGTTTACCGTGCTAAAGGAAAAGTGAGGAATATGGAGTTTATACAGTTCCATCCAACGGCTTTATATCATCCCGGAGAGTATCCATCGTTTTTAATTTCCGAAGCGGTTAGGGGTTTTGGTGGCGTTTTAAGGCGTAAAAATGGTGAAGAATTTATGCAAGAGTACGATGAGCGTAAATCCTTGGCGCCGCGTGATATTGTGGCTCGTGCAGTAGATAATGAAATGAAAAAATCTGGTGATGAATTTGTGTATCTGGACATTACCATGCGTAGTAAAGCAGATATATTAAAGCATTTCCCCAATATATACGCGAAATGTTTGTCAATTGGGATCGATATGACAAAAGATTATATCCCGGTTACACCAGCATCGCATTATATGTGTGGTGGTATCCTGGTTGATGAATATGGTCGTTCTTCCATAAAAAATTTATATGCCTGTGGAGAATGTTCTTCAACTGGTTTACATGGTGCTAACCGTTTGGCTTCCAATTCGTTACTGGAAGCTACCGTTTTTGCTCACCGCATTTATCAGGATGCTATCGAGAACTTTAAAAATAATGTAATTCCCGATCATATTCCGGAGTGGGACTCCAAAGGCGTTACCCAAAGTAATGAAGATGTATTGGTAACACATAACCTGCGAGAGCTGCAAAAGGTTATGGGAGATTATGTAGGCATTGTACGCTCTGATTTTCGTTTAGAAAGGGCACATCGCCGTTTATTTTTAATTTACCAGGAAACAGAAGAATTTTATAAAAAAAATAAGGTTTCGGTTAAACTTTGCGAACTACGGAACGTCATTCAAACGGCTTATCTGGTGATTAAGTCGGCGATGCAAAGGAAAGAGAGTAGGGGATTACATTATACTACCGATTATCCGGAACATGCTAAAGAACTGGTAGATACTGTTTTTTAA
- a CDS encoding gamma carbonic anhydrase family protein produces MPLILPVKNKYPEIGKDNFIAENATIVGDVVIGDKCSVWFNAVIRGDVNAITIGNESNIQDGAVIHATYLKASTHIGNRVSLGHNAIVHGCTVQDNVLIGMGAIVMDHAIIEEYCIIAAGSVVLENTICETGYLYAGTPAKKIKPITEEQRALLNKLPDNYIMYSGWFTT; encoded by the coding sequence ATGCCTTTAATACTGCCCGTAAAAAATAAATATCCTGAAATAGGAAAAGATAATTTCATTGCCGAAAATGCCACCATTGTTGGTGATGTGGTGATTGGTGATAAATGTTCAGTGTGGTTTAATGCCGTGATTAGAGGCGATGTAAACGCCATTACGATCGGAAATGAATCGAACATCCAGGATGGTGCGGTAATTCATGCTACGTACTTAAAAGCCTCAACACACATCGGTAATCGCGTATCTTTAGGGCACAATGCTATTGTACATGGTTGTACCGTACAGGATAACGTTTTAATAGGGATGGGGGCTATAGTAATGGATCATGCCATTATTGAAGAATATTGTATTATAGCTGCTGGATCTGTGGTTTTGGAGAATACGATATGCGAAACTGGTTATTTATATGCGGGTACACCTGCAAAAAAAATAAAGCCCATTACTGAAGAGCAAAGGGCTTTATTAAATAAATTACCTGACAATTATATTATGTATTCGGGTTGGTTTACTACTTAG
- a CDS encoding Ig-like domain-containing protein, with protein MPNLKDQYFNLKNLAVLVTTLLFYGCASIQTPQGGPKDTKPPKVLSMTPKNQTRNFNAKKITIEFDEYFNIKDEFKEFSISPDQEKLPVLKKRQKKLEIVLQDSLEKNTTYTLNFGKSIADVNEGNVVKNLSYVFSTGPDIDSLSISGKVINSLSDEPEKDATVFILPLERDTIFGKRRPSIYTTTDSAGTYKLNNLRKGTYKVYAIKESSGGGDKIYQQISDEVGFIKEPVVIDKNLDNINLQIFKELAPEFRVVDRKLNNDGSISIIFNQQLKSPKITVMDPPAVDVGKYVHYTKNNDTAKIWLKDLSFDSVKVAVQDQGKVLQTLNFTRGKKDTYTRDVTIADNLSGGKLNPFQQLTLTFPFPMTGADPSKITLLEDSVKRTNFELIKDSVDQQKYYIKYPWKTKRTYDLKLGAGAFTAIFNAKNKDVPKKFTLENSDAYTTLALNVTVPDTAKNYIVQFLNEKKDVIKSYPISKNSKILFSKYPAGKYMLRVVYDDNKNGIWDTGSVKGGYQPEKVWYLKALMDLKPNWEREDPLVIPPPTP; from the coding sequence ATGCCAAATTTGAAAGATCAGTATTTTAACTTAAAAAATTTAGCGGTTCTAGTAACCACGCTCCTATTTTATGGTTGTGCGAGTATCCAAACCCCACAAGGTGGACCAAAAGATACGAAGCCACCAAAAGTTTTAAGTATGACGCCAAAAAATCAAACGAGGAATTTTAACGCCAAAAAAATCACGATCGAGTTTGATGAATATTTTAATATCAAAGATGAGTTTAAAGAATTTTCGATTTCTCCTGATCAGGAAAAACTTCCGGTTTTAAAGAAGCGTCAAAAAAAACTGGAAATTGTACTTCAGGATTCTTTGGAAAAAAATACTACCTATACTTTAAACTTTGGAAAATCAATAGCCGATGTAAACGAAGGTAATGTGGTTAAAAATTTATCTTATGTTTTCTCAACTGGTCCGGATATAGATTCTTTATCCATCAGTGGCAAGGTCATTAATTCGCTGAGCGACGAACCAGAAAAAGATGCAACCGTATTTATTCTTCCATTAGAAAGAGATACTATTTTTGGAAAGAGACGTCCATCAATATACACTACTACAGATAGCGCGGGAACCTATAAATTAAACAACTTAAGAAAAGGTACCTATAAAGTTTACGCCATTAAGGAAAGTAGCGGCGGTGGTGATAAAATTTATCAGCAGATTTCGGATGAAGTAGGTTTCATTAAAGAGCCTGTGGTGATCGATAAAAACCTGGATAACATTAACCTTCAAATTTTTAAGGAATTAGCCCCAGAATTTCGCGTGGTTGATCGAAAACTGAACAATGATGGAAGTATATCAATTATTTTCAATCAGCAGCTTAAAAGCCCTAAAATTACGGTTATGGATCCACCGGCAGTTGACGTTGGAAAGTATGTACACTACACCAAGAATAATGATACTGCCAAAATATGGTTGAAAGACCTGAGTTTTGATTCGGTTAAAGTGGCGGTTCAGGATCAGGGTAAAGTATTGCAGACTTTAAATTTTACCCGTGGTAAAAAAGATACCTATACCCGTGATGTAACTATAGCAGATAACCTCTCTGGAGGTAAGTTAAATCCGTTTCAGCAATTAACCCTGACTTTCCCATTTCCAATGACTGGTGCAGATCCTTCCAAGATCACGCTATTAGAAGATTCCGTAAAACGTACCAATTTCGAACTGATAAAAGACAGTGTAGATCAACAGAAATACTACATCAAATATCCCTGGAAAACCAAAAGAACTTACGACCTAAAATTAGGTGCAGGTGCATTTACAGCTATATTTAACGCGAAAAATAAAGATGTACCCAAGAAATTTACACTTGAGAATTCAGATGCCTATACTACACTGGCCTTAAATGTTACTGTACCAGATACCGCAAAAAACTATATTGTACAATTTCTTAACGAGAAAAAAGATGTTATTAAATCGTATCCAATAAGCAAAAATTCAAAGATTCTATTTTCTAAATACCCTGCCGGAAAATACATGCTCAGGGTAGTTTACGACGATAATAAAAACGGAATATGGGATACTGGAAGTGTTAAAGGTGGTTACCAGCCCGAAAAAGTTTGGTATTTAAAAGCTTTAATGGATTTAAAACCGAACTGGGAGCGGGAAGATCCATTGGTGATACCACCGCCAACTCCTTAG